In Equus przewalskii isolate Varuska chromosome 6, EquPr2, whole genome shotgun sequence, one DNA window encodes the following:
- the LOC103553611 gene encoding tripartite motif-containing protein 5-like isoform X4 — protein MASGILVGIKEEVTCPICLELLTKPLSLDCGHNFCQACITANKDSRIDQGAERRCPVCQIPYKPGNLKPNRPMANIVERLREVKLRPEEEQKRDLCVRHEEKLLLFCKEDGKVICWLCERSQEHRDHQTFLVEEVVQEYQEKLQAALERMRKEQQEVEMLEANVREETTSWKNQIESETQRIQAGFKQLRGILDDEEQKELLKLKNETGDVLHNLAEAENELVEQRQLVSSVISDLEHRLQGSALEMLQDVNGILQRYVRETRDCPSMP, from the exons ATGGCTTCAGGAATCCTGGTGGGCATAAAGGAGGAGGTGACCTGCCCCATCTGCCTGGAGCTCCTGACAAAACCCCTGAGCCTAGACTGTGGCCACAACTTCTGTCAAGCCTGCATCACTGCAAACAAAGACTCCAGGATTGaccaaggagcagagagaaggtgcCCTGTGTGCCAAATCCCTTACAAGCCTGGGAACCTGAAGCCTAATCGGCCCATGGCCAACATAGtggagaggctcagggaggtcaagTTGAGGCCAGAAGAGGAGCAGAAAAGAGATCTTTGTGTACGTCATGAAGAGAAACTCCTGCTCTTCTGTAAGGAGGATGGGAAGGTCATTTGCTGGCTTTGTGAGCGCTCTCAGGAACACCGTGACCACCAAACATTCCTCGTAGAGGAGGTTGTGCAGGAGTACCAG GAGAAGCTCCAGGCTGCTCTAGAGAGGATGaggaaggagcagcaggaagTTGAGATGTTGGAAGCTAATGTGAGAGAGGAGACAACTTCCTGGAAG AATCAAATAGAAAGTGAGACACAACGTATCCAGGCAGGGTTTAAACAACTGAGAGGTATCCTGGACGATGAGGAGCAGAAGGAGCTACTAAAGCTGAAGAATGAGACAGGAGACGTTCTACACAACCTGGCAGAGGCTGAGAATGAGCTGGTGGAGCAGAGGCAGTTGGTGAGCTCTGTCATCTCAGATCTGGAGCATCGCTTGCAGGGGTCAGCACTGGAGATGCTGCAG gATGTAAATGGCATCCTGCAAAGGTATGTGAGAGAAACCAGAGATTGTCCTTCCATGCCGTGA